The following is a genomic window from Aphis gossypii isolate Hap1 chromosome X, ASM2018417v2, whole genome shotgun sequence.
aaGAGCTGAATAGTTACGTATAGGTACAGTATTACGtgaacataacataatatgatagtcacgtgaaatatatttaaattttaaaccgtCGCATAATGAATACTATAACccgtctataaaataatataaaacatcgtAACAGAACCATAATAGGTATAGACTGTACAgtggaattataaaaattaaaacaaaaacgtcCGATTCGGAAATCGGAAATCGAGATTCACCTACAGCCTCGtacattataatctattataatacgcgtgtaatattataaatactacacACTCGTGTTAttgcgatattattatatatatatctatattgtacAGGTACGTATAATAGTGGCGAGAcgaattcgattttttttttcaaacgttaTTCTCGCGGACTCGGTACTCAAATCTTGTCGCTCCGGTCCTCGGCGGCAGTGCATTCCGATTTTGCCACGTCGCTGATGCACTCCTGCACCTGCAGGTCGTTGCTCACGCTCGTGCCGTTTTCCTCGTCCTCGCTGTTCAGCGTTATGTCGCGGATCGACGGCCTGGGACCGCGGCGCCACTGCTCGTTGCTGGGCTTGGCTTTGGTCAGCAGCCTGGTACCGGACAGCGAGACGATAATCGCACCAGCCGGGGCGGTTAACAGGATGGATATGATGCACACCATCACGATCGTCCGAGAATAATCGATGTGGTCCTGGTTTTTGTTGTTGAGAGCGACCTCCAATACGGCCGGTCCCAGAGCGGCCTGAAAACGACACCGTGAgcgtttttgaaaacaaaaaaaaaaacaagggAAACCTAACtgtaatgtacctacctatgcgtttttaatgataaatctgTCAGACTATATTGTTGCCAAGCATGCgctttatgataaatttaagtatattcttattgtttatatatgtatatacgagtatattacatttatataatactgttatgtatttaagtgatttattttactattggatgggtagaaatataattctttgccaaaaactttgtatttaaaaaaataccattgtgtgtataaaatataataataaacgttaaGCTATCAAGAAtccatgaattatattattaaactatggaaaaataaccaaaatcattatttttcgttttaatttaccttattttgtacaaattcaaatttaaaatgtttatttgaaaaacccgtgattatatactttataaatttataagttacagTATGATCTACGACTgagaaatgtttaataaaatgttccattattgactataaaaattatacattttttaaaaaaagtttgtgttatacaatttattatttgtacattttcgtgattttgaaggattttatcaaaatgtgaatttaaagttaaaagatTCACGAcatatctttaaatttgtaattttcaagCTTTTTTTATCCCATTAGCTTTATGAAGTAGGTacttggaatttttaattgttatccTTCTCCTTTCTTGCACAAATACCacaccatttttattttttaccactCCAAAAGATGATTAATTGATAAACTGAATAAATCAATGCATTCATAGCTTCACAAagaattttaaagataaaacaatGAACCTAATATGCTGTAGGTGTACGCTATTTAAACTCGATAACAagaaaatcttttattaattcaaacaaaaaaatagttgattttttttttttaatacaatgtaaTGGTTTGagcgtttttacttttttttttttagttcacttTTTGTACCGAATATCTTAATTCAGTGGACTAATATTAGAttaacactaaaaaataaaataaatcattatttacttGAACAGATGCTTTGGCCATCCACGATAACGCGATAAACAGTTTTTCCTTAAAATTCAAAGAACTCCCGGACGCTGCTATGATCGTTATAAAAATCCGTGACtgaaacgaataataaaatgattataaattatttggccCGATTTCATCCAGCAcgtgcataatataaactaaaaataataataatagtacctatttttgttatttattatattgaatgaaACGGTAAAACCTCATGCGtcacattcaattttaaaccttaggtattaatattggtTGCAATAAGGAATATTAATACACGGTCTACGaccacttttatttttacgtaccACAAAAGCGATGGCGACACACATAACGGTTACTGTTACGAATTTCAGGTCAAGTTCTTTGAGTACAATTTGTGTGCCTGTCAATCCAAACAGTATTGGTTCGCAAATCatccaaaatatttcaaaagccGTTGCCACTGGGTTCTAGTATAAgaacaatcaataatattatcacgttAAATATTgcatgacaataataaatagcttaattttaaaaaaatctcaatttAAATCCTACTAAAGGTCAATTCTTTTATACCATGTACAAAGTCACATTTtgatattgtatagttatatacgtaccttatagaaataatatttaacatttactatttagtcgTTGTTTTTATGCAACTGTACTTACATTAAGCATTTggattaaatagtttatattaagttattttatactacatcGAATacttgagttatattatacatgtaaattagacttgatttataaaaaatattacgtaaaaTAATGGTAACAAACttgttagtattaataaattatactacagTTACAGTatctttgaaaatgtaatatacctTACCTATACAACAAATAGAatgatcaattatttttaaaacgagaAACTCGCAAAAAGTAAGAAAGTAGAATTCAAATAAGTTTCTTAAGTCAATATTAAGCTCTATGCAAtggataataaattagttaaataataactggaatcatacatacaaaaaaattctgaGCTTATAGTTTAGACTCTATCCTCTATTTCTTAGGATATCTGgatatatacgtttttttttatatataataggctAGTATTATACGAGATTATGCGTtcagaaaaatacaatatttttgacatgAAAAATCTTTTGGCACGGATGTATAGCAATCGGCTGttataatgttgttataatatacatatttgtatgtaaatagttatatacttgCGAACAGTTATCGAGATTAAATATGAGTGACTCTGAaagtgaaaatgaaaattcacAGCATCTAGAAAAGAAAACCAAATTTAACGATGGATATCTTGACGAGCAAACAAACACGCATTCTCCGGGTGCTCAAAGTTAATTATACGAGACACAACACAGTCATACTAGTCAGAGCTCAGCCTTACAATACCGATCGACTATGATGTTTCACATCTTCTGCTCATCTCGAGACGGactcggttttttttttttgcttgacATATCTgatattgaatgttttttactccatttttaattaatattaattatgtagttACAATACTGAagtgatttatttaacattttatcagTTTTGGTCATGCAATATAATTGgaaatttatcttattttattaatgtgacAGAAGAAAAAAACTTCATGCTCACGtcaacttttattaattataatttaaaaataacacaatatattttgcgATACAAgtgttctaaaataatttttcaattatttataatatgtattttttggccaaaaagtgaaattaaatataattaatcctttatagtctataaataatcaaaatgcaTTCACTGTGTAAATGCGGAGAGTCAGTATACGTATTTACGCAATATACGAACTTGTGAAAATAACATCAATTTCGTATATgtgtttatagattttatagttatagtgttatacctactgcaaaaatatttcaactattAACATGTTCGTTAATTAACGAGAtctagaattatttatattgtaaatgaggtatttaatattataaactacataTTAGTATAGAGTATAGTCATATAAAAGacaagtatttataaactcatttaaattgatgaaacattttttaaaatattttcactataatctataagtcatataacatcatattatttataaaaataaatgcccCGGTTCGACCGGAATCTTTTTagggataaaataaaatttcaaatttgtgtaactatacctatatttaattataacaatatgttcGAGGAGAtcatgaaaatgtttaacttcaaaaatatgtatgactAGAAATTAGCACATTATTGTTGTGCGCATATACAACTTGATACTATTTACACAAttcttaattcaaaattataatatacattaaagtgttaaaacaaaaaaaaagtagggcCAGGTTCCAGACTAGACTGAAAATTGAAGTCTGCGCACACCTATgaccacaataaaaaaaaatgcattattaaacaGCCAAAAACACACTTTCAGCACAATAATGTCTATTTTTTGATAGGCAcgcaatgaaaataaaaccatagTTAAACTTtcagaattttcaaaaaattctttatcataaaattcatAACTTAACTAACAAAAAcaccaaaataaacaaaataccaaACTCGGTAagcacaataaataaacagtagGCTTAAAATGAAAACGATTAAGATTTAGTTCCAACTAACAagttagttattatttgattaagtaTAAGACACCGCAACCGATAATCactatagataaattaataacacacaATTATCACAGTTTGCAtcataaatagaataatattgacatttgGTATGGATAAAAAGTaccttaaatttattaaagcaattataataaaaacaatagctCTTGATTTAATACTGTGAATTTCCTAATTTACACCAAAAGcttgtataatatgcagtaaAATTGGTTAAGCAATCTAAAAGAACTTtgtaaaatgcaaaataaaaatttaaggaactttgtattacatttttgaagtCTTTAGtctttactaattaaaattaaattttttgtttacaacaatgttgtaaatttttacgattttaattaaattttaacttcaaatgtttaaaaaaaatgttgtcaaTCCATTTTcgatatgtttaaattataaggacattttaaaaaaacatgcatcattgtaaaatcaatgtttttatgttttagctcggaatataagtttttcaattataataattacatagtattaaatactttatactttatattgtcatcaatgataattaattattttttaattactaaatattaatacttttctatttttgtatattattctaattaagtaatttctaattttccaTATATCATCAACACAACAACATACCttgttactatataaataattttacgagTTTCTcgattactataattattctaaaatattattattatccaattggaaatttctatattatattgttttaaacaaatatcaactgttttattatgttatttaaaaactattattaattttacttaaccgTTAACATACATCTTCAATATTCCACCCTTGTTTagtccaaaaataaattgaagtgAACGATGAGATTATCACAGCTAATGGACCGGCACCTTCTAAACTTGAACGTTCAAAACCCAGTACAGCTAATAATCCACCTCCAGTCAACATTAAAATGCGTAATGGTACTACGTAAGGCtagataaacaaaacaattataaacgaTAAATGAATTCATCTAggaaatatataacttattactcgtatattaattaataatattatacctgtacaattattaaaataatattattgattgatggttaatataaaaaaaaaccaagttTAAGTAAAGtacttattaaacaaattaccaaacattattttaacaactttatttcttacaaaataattattttagatagttACCATCTAGTCTTTTGTCTTagtcttaatataaaaatacatcacaTGAAGTAATATTACAAGaacaaaatcattttgaattaatttttcccTACTTCTTAAAGCTTTAGTGACTCTAAGAAATcagtaaaactattattataataataatacttacatcACTTCGTTCTGGaacatatttaacaataaaacccCAAATTAAACCATACAATATCCCAGCTGCTATTGACACTGGGCTTAACAATAAATCATAAGTAACTgaatctgaaaaatataaatatttattaggcaATAGCACATAAGAATAAcgaggaaaaaaattatagcgcagttatacttttgtataaaaataacattttaaatagccAAACATAAATTACGAGTTCACTTTAAATAGCGTGGAAtgttaaactataaacaaaatggaaatatggaataatatacaaacacacaCGTTATATGCatatgaaatacaaaaagcaatgctaaattaaatttaacattcaaatgataatattttacacatttattagaaaaatatgatttaggtataaaaaagcTATTTAAACGGcctaaaacatatttaccaAGCAGGTGTCTACAGTAAATGAATGAAtttcagttaaatatattatgaatttaaactaAGTATGTTTATGTAGAAGAAGTATATCGTAGCAATTAAttcagtgtaatattattacaattattttataggtgtaCGTACTTGATCCAAAAAGCATACTGGTACCAACTCCAAAAGCTATGACAGATGCGGCGTCGTCGATCCCAGCGACTGCTATGATCAACGTTGGGATTCCTTTGGCTACACCGTAGCCCTTCGTTCTTAGACGAAAAAGACACGGGACTACTACAGCTGGAGCCACGGCAGCGATAATCGATCTACGGCAGTGAACAAGTGTCAAAAGTcgtgttataatttactatttaggtaATACGATTAGTATACGATTACTATGTTGTTATATTGAAATCGATAAGTACGCAtagaacataaatatttattcgaataataattcacaataatattatatatgaaactCACCCGCAAAGTATAGCGAACGGCCACGGAAGATTCAACAGATAGTGAACGGTCGTCGCGATAACGGCTGCTTCGGTACACCACGGGACCAGAGCAAGGAACAACACTCTACAGTACAGCTTTTTCAATGCTACTGGATCCAAGTCTAATCCCGCCCTCGTGAATATCACTACTAATGCAATTTTTCTGCAACAAAATGCCACCTCACAATCtacaagtaatatatttatctttacaAACATCGTATGTCAACGAATGAGGCTTATGACTTCAGCAGTAAGATTGGGTAGTGAACAAGCAAAACCATCACAATCGAGCCAGTGGCGCAATTAacgtataaagtaaaattgataaaatgttataaaaaaattaaaagtgttcTAGACCATCACCCCCTAATCACCTACACAAATTGCGCGGCCGCCGTTCAAAAAACGTACACTTACCATTCATAATCACACATTTTATACTGTTCAATaccacacaattttttttattcttaaaaggGAAGATTTTGAaggtcaataatttaaaaccacacacattttattggtaattaaatattaaatatctattgttattaaacgaatcgtcataaaaataaatcaataaatgagattttataattttaatatcaagtaaaaataattcaatgaaaataaaataaaacaaagtatGTTTAATGGATGGTACTTAAAttggaataaatataatatattcactacCTACATCTTGTGCTTTCAAGTATTCTATAAAGTTAATTTCATTACTtatgattttgtaataaattttatataatatgctaaccTGGTGCCCGTTTTTTAACGATAATGTGATTGTAGATAAATATGtgtgttattaatacataccAGTATGTGCGTTATTCGACTTTGATTTTGGGAAAACTGTGTAGATTTGAATTACGACCTTTTTTAGGAAGTATGCGACTATAACGAACGCTGAATTGCACCACTGATTGACCctaaactatatagtatactattatattagtgtAACTTAACTCggataataacgataataactttaatgaaCCAATGAAGAATACAGCACTAAGATACAGGCCTGGATTAGATCCATTATGAAGTCAGGGGCCGGGTACCTACTTGATTATGTAGGCTCACGCcgatgaaaaaacaaaaaacacagTCTTGTTCTTAATGAAGATTTGAACATTGCATAACATTGAAAGTCCTATACataaatgatgtattattattatattaatgaactataattataattagtaggtactactaggaaaaaaaatcatctccttaataatttagttaaatgaaTTTACAATACAAGAAGTTTATGTAGGTACGATCAACTTCATTATTCATGAAAAAATGCTGATGACCATATGTCTGAATTTAGTACATCATCATTCACCGCGCATACAGTAAATAAcgaattcaaaacaaaaatataaaattattatgggtaaataaaaacaaaaatattttttttacaatcaaaatcaaaaacttaaaaatctttttaatcactcaattaattttagtaaaatcacaataattattccatgataatatttgtactaaAAACGTATTAACTACCACctgataatataaagtaaaaatattcattgctGGATTAACGATTACTGATTATTGGATGTATGTGTAACGACATTTTTGGtcagtaaaattgtttttcatattacataaattatttacgacTTTCCAAAGTAATAGCTGTAGTGTGTTTGAGTTTTTTGGCCTATATTTCAAATGATTTAAGCCGTTATTTtggtcataaataattttgtaatattaatttgccTACCGCATTTCATTACTAACTCAACACCcacaaaacaacaacaacaaatctTTGCAGGCGACGCGATGGTTCGAAACGCGAGCAATTCGAGCGGGTCCACATTTTTTCGGACACGTACCTCAACATTGACACGAGTTCGGTGTAGTGGCCTTCTATGTGGATGAGGCCGACGTTCTTGTAGACGATTCCGACCAGGAGCATGCCGACGAGCGCAGGTAAGGTGAGCATGCGGAACACCCATCCGCCCAGGTACGCGAACACCACTAACACGGCGATGTTGAACAGTTGCCCACCCGGTTTGGCGTCCGAACCCATTACGGCTAGCACTACGCCCCAGAAGAGCGTGACGGTGACGAGCAGCGCAAGGATCCGAGCCACGTGCCGGTACGACGGGCAGTATGGGTGCGGGCAAGTCTTCGGCCAGCATCCCGGCTCCCATCCGGGCCCGACTTCCTTCTGACGGCATTTCAAACAGAATATATACCACCATGAGCTGAAACGACAACGAGACCATGATACCATTGTATATACCACGTGGTCGCAATGGGTCACACGTAACCGCGACCTTAATAGATTTTAAGGGTGACTACACGGTACACCGTGATTAACGACAAAATATCGTTTTGAAATGTGTGgtaatttctttatattattttattatggtgAAAAAATGACACATTATATTACGTTGTGTAGCTAAATCGCCTATCCGAAACGCCGCATGATAGttaaatgtgtgtgtgtgtttttttttaatattaaatgtatgtaataatattatataaaaatcgaGGTAATTTAGGTCTGTGCAATAACTGAAAACCACTGGAAAACCCGTAATAGAGTACACACTCGATTTTTGTACACCTTCAGACTACCCAAAATTATcttcacaaaaaatataataaaacaaacgcATCTTTGTAAgatgattaataaattctcAGCTTCccttaaaatctataattatattaaacataaatatatttgtatgttacaaaatataattattgatcacTATTATAGCGACCTTTTTCGTTAAGAtacaaatcaaaacaaaatattattaacattataaatcgtttttatcgtatagtattatgtgagattgttttcaaaaatatttattgcctATAACCaagattttttatcatatgcCTACTATAAAACTATTGACAATTGACAAAGAATGACGAATTtaacgatttaattttatattctacagtaatatttactaatcaaAATCAAACCAACTCTCACAATTTTACACCCTTAATTAGGTCGTTTCGTTGACTCTGTCTAGTACCTAGCAATAAGAGTATTTgtcaatattcattttatacctaaccacaaattattttatcaacgaATGACAGTAATTTGTCATTACAAATAGCTATCTTCAATTGTcaacagttatattattgttttattatacttaatactcatataaatcatttctaaacatatttatcaatgttatataatagtatggcataatatcattttatcacACCCTTATCTAATAAGGTGTCACGAAAGTTAGTGGTATAAATGAACTTgtgaatacattataattagtctttgatatttgaaatatttctttttacagTGAATGATATCACAAACaagtaaaatcataatataggttttatttttcctatatttGGAAGTATCTATAAGGAAACACAATCTAGAACTTATGtagtctttatttttttattacctaattaatagttaatcgatagatttttttaattgtattatctaaattaactGCGTAttaagaaattcaaatttgttatatctaatatcaagtattatgtatatccaaatattattaaactatgtatttgcatatacatatttggtattacgtaattttataaaataaaaaacaaatgaaagtagatattgtatgtttgaatatgaataatttcaattacattatCTTGCCAATTCATTatagtgaaatatatatatatatattctaaaattagcgattaatatattgattttacaatggtatGTGTAAACGTAAATGTGTctgaaaaaactttttatagtacaaaataacaatacaatttacaacctgaatatctttttaaataagaaactGAATTCAAGTACTAATAAGTACTTTGGgaggttaaaataatatatggacAATACTTTTCTTAATACttgtgaaaaacaaaaaaaaatagagaaaaatatgaattgtacacaaatacacaaaataaattttcttatttttatacttaaaaaaaaaaattactaaattttaatactaccattttctatacaatgtcatgataaaattttcaaatcatttcgattctttaattataatctatgtTACAAAGCCATATATGtaagtcaaaaataaataggtatgcaTTTTCAACatgtaaataatgttacattcatctacttttgaatttttgttttgtaacatgatttttaataatataaaatatataacattattttgaaatatttttttaataattatgataataaaactattatatcttaaatattattaatgattatttttttctatttaatatatagcattgtgtaataattatcttatgtgaataatatgtacgttTGATGATAAGATTGCAAAATTACAAATCTTTatctaattgaaaaaaaaatgaacagttACAATACCCTTATACAGTTTTTAGAATTGCAAGTAAGTATATAtcaaacacaaattattaccaatcatagtacaacataaatataataagtacctaaaattaaatttaaatgaaatagtttttgttCTGCAGCAGTAATTCTTGTGAATATACCAGAATGAAATATTTACGAGTCACTTCtactaaaaacaaacatataatttatcgagccaattaaatctttttttaataactgtatGAACATaaagttgtaataattaagCTATTTTACTAGTTAATGCTATATAAAATTTGGCATTTCTcagttgtatacaaataaatgagAACAATTTGCATTGAtccaaatcatattattaaaattgaatcatatttttttttaactgccataaaaaattaatattgcttCTAAGATCTATGAATatcaaatgtgtatttttactattattacactattaaaatcttatattatggctgtaaaatatattttaagtttgttcTTACAAATAGTGCCTAGCCTACCTACAACGTTTTTCGAATTTTGCAAATGGTAAAAAGAGTTTTgagattatttgaaaataaaatcagtaaaGTAATTCCATCaaacataaatatcatataaaatatttcgataaatttaaaattgaagaaaaataggttttttttccgATTTGACTCAAAAGCTTTAATCACTTTGTTTTACGATACCTACATACTTAGTATTTGTTACACCAGCATCTCACGTATTACGtatgattgtaataatataataataaaatatctaagttAACTACCGATCATTAAATGTGagaatacctactataattatttttataagccaaaaagtcatattaattttatagataaaataacttaacacAACGATAATTGCTGAAATAATATTGAGAGATTTCTATTATAGGATTTATCGTATAAGtaagtaatacataaatttacaattttgaaaaataaaagtaaacaatagTTTCATAACTaactataagtttaaaaaaatttgtaaacaaCACAAGTCGATACGTGCTAAATAAAAAGGAAACTTTGAATTTCTTTAACgttgttaatttaatcaaataacaatttgttttaattttttttaagtataggtaatttaagtaACTATTGTTACTAGTAAATTCGGTATCTCcaatttattacaacaatatatataactctGTCGGgctaaatagtattttaattaattgttcagATACAGCGAACAAAGTATACGTATAAAGGATAATTGCACaatttagcatattatattgcaggTAAAAAGcatgttaatatgtattaatcaaatatactCAACAAAATTTCGTCATCAtcaaatgataacaataataatagtgtaaaaaataatttgttaaaatatcatataataagcaTTTgcaaaaaacttatattatacaagagtATAatggtgttttatttattataatattgtcattaatataatataatgtaactatTACAGTAATAATTCACTCATTTTTAAACGCACCGCACATGACGGCGAGGACgtttcatttcattttcattaaacaaaataaatatgtgtttgTTTCAGTTTGTTAGGACTATACTTTGTTATATCAGATAATTAATGTGAACTCAACAGTATTTTATGTAACTTTGtacaattcattaattttcatttaaacataatattgttataaccaTATCGTGTATTTCTACAGTTGCACACACATTAcatgaaatatacttatatagggtACATCATTTCATATTGTTGTacgaatgattttttaatgattattatacggTTCGATAGTATAGaataacctaaaaaaaattaaaacacgtgttttttattttcgacaaaataaattatttaagaaaatttaactacGTATTTATACTAAcagcaaaaatatttagttaaatttatttttagttaattctgGTGTGTAGTGCTTCActtcctaatattttaatggtttacCTAAAGTAATtggaatacatatttaatacttattcattcatctaaaaattaaaatgtattcatagttttggttaaattttgattaaaattaggtatgtgataaattatgatttaaaacataattaatatatatatatatattgatctaatcaaatatatttcaattattttaattaaaacttttaatgaatttaaataaactaaaattgtgatttaaaCATAAGaattttaggaaaataatCACTAGGTACCAGTATCCATCAAGAATAGttgttaacattaaaaaaaaatttttaaaaacaaatatattgaattttttttcaaattttatattaccgaTACGTAACcactaatcattaaaaatctatgtatacgacgacttaaaaaaataatatcatcataatactATCATACATTCTATCAATCataaagtacataatactTAGTACTATAGTACTAAACATAGCCCAtaggtacaatgtata
Proteins encoded in this region:
- the LOC114128286 gene encoding sodium/hydrogen exchanger 9B1-like isoform X2, encoding MNSPKHNTEYISAINVTQTSEEVYKFNFSTNGEREKNSWWYIFCLKCRQKEVGPGWEPGCWPKTCPHPYCPSYRHVARILALLVTVTLFWGVVLAVMGSDAKPGGQLFNIAVLVVFAYLGGWVFRMLTLPALVGMLLVGIVYKNVGLIHIEGHYTELVSMLRKIALVVIFTRAGLDLDPVALKKLYCRVLFLALVPWCTEAAVIATTVHYLLNLPWPFAILCGSIIAAVAPAVVVPCLFRLRTKGYGVAKGIPTLIIAVAGIDDAASVIAFGVGTSMLFGSNSVTYDLLLSPVSIAAGILYGLIWGFIVKYVPERSDPYVVPLRILMLTGGGLLAVLGFERSSLEGAGPLAVIISSFTSIYFWTKQGWNIEDNPVATAFEIFWMICEPILFGLTGTQIVLKELDLKFVTVTVMCVAIAFVSRIFITIIAASGSSLNFKEKLFIALSWMAKASVQAALGPAVLEVALNNKNQDHIDYSRTIVMVCIISILLTAPAGAIIVSLSGTRLLTKAKPSNEQWRRGPRPSIRDITLNSEDEENGTSVSNDLQVQECISDVAKSECTAAEDRSDKI
- the LOC114128286 gene encoding sodium/hydrogen exchanger 9B1-like isoform X1, producing the protein MAGVYIRRHGSVMVDSPSSSSAVHPRNQPTPAAVALRWRSDSYQVNGPCNSVDPLGNNPRTAEPGPVVQLTKLRHNCPAHEDDLQSPHHYQQGFISVISENRKSITFQNNNEPPSSIELSWWYIFCLKCRQKEVGPGWEPGCWPKTCPHPYCPSYRHVARILALLVTVTLFWGVVLAVMGSDAKPGGQLFNIAVLVVFAYLGGWVFRMLTLPALVGMLLVGIVYKNVGLIHIEGHYTELVSMLRKIALVVIFTRAGLDLDPVALKKLYCRVLFLALVPWCTEAAVIATTVHYLLNLPWPFAILCGSIIAAVAPAVVVPCLFRLRTKGYGVAKGIPTLIIAVAGIDDAASVIAFGVGTSMLFGSNSVTYDLLLSPVSIAAGILYGLIWGFIVKYVPERSDPYVVPLRILMLTGGGLLAVLGFERSSLEGAGPLAVIISSFTSIYFWTKQGWNIEDNPVATAFEIFWMICEPILFGLTGTQIVLKELDLKFVTVTVMCVAIAFVSRIFITIIAASGSSLNFKEKLFIALSWMAKASVQAALGPAVLEVALNNKNQDHIDYSRTIVMVCIISILLTAPAGAIIVSLSGTRLLTKAKPSNEQWRRGPRPSIRDITLNSEDEENGTSVSNDLQVQECISDVAKSECTAAEDRSDKI